TCTGTAGCCAGGTCAAAACGTGGAGCAATATCGTGCTCAAATATGGGCATTAAAATCTTGTCCATGCTTTTAATCCAAATTATATTTTTTCATTTTTCGCCACAAAGTACTTCTGCCCCAGCCCAGCCTTTTGGCCGCCAAAGCCTTCTTCCCTCCAGCTTCAACCAGGGCCTTCAAGATCATCTCCTTTTCCATGTCAGACCAGGTCTTTGGTTTTGCTTCTGTGCCAGAGTCCGTACCAGAATCCACTAACGAAGGGTGGTTTAAGTTGTTAAGCGGACTAAGAGCCGGTTCACTGGATGTGCGCAAGTATGCAGGCAGGTGCTCAAGGCCTATCTGATTGCCATCACAAATAGCCAAAGCATATTCTACAATATTTCTAAGCTCACGCACATTACCCGGATAGGTATAATTTAACAGAACATTTAAAGCCTGGGGTGAAAATGTATGCACATCTTTTTTAAGTTCTTCACTAAACTGATTCAGAAAATGGTACAAAAGAAGGCGGACATCATCACCTCGTTCCCTGAGCGGAGGCAGATGAACCCTGATCACATTCAATCTGAACAGCAGATCCTGCCTGAATGTCCCAAGTCTTACCATCTCCTCCAAATTTCTATGGGTAGCCGCAATAACCCGCACGTTAACCTGCACGCCCTTGGTACTGCCCAAGGGATAAATGACCTTATCATCTAAAAAGGTTAACAGTTTGACCTGCAGAGAAAGGGGTAAATCTCCTATTTCGGTCAGGAACAAAGTCCCGTTATTGGCCAGCTTGAACCACCCAGGCTTATCCTGGGTAGCTCCGGTAAACGCCCCTTTCTTATGTCCGAAGAGTTCGGATTCTAACAATGTTTCAGGCAGGGCCCCACAATTAACCTTAATAAAAGGCCCCTTGGCCCGAGGCGAATGCTGATGAATGGCTTCTGCCAAAAGGTCCTTTCCAGTACCGGTCTCACCGGTGATAAGCACAGAGGAATCTGTCTGGCCAATTACAGGGACAAGACTGAAAACCTTCTGCATTTCCGGACAGTTACCCAGGATATTACCCAAAAATTCAGTACGTATCTCCTGCCTTCCTGCTCGCTTGATGGTCCTTAAATCTTCTACGACTTCAATATAACCTTGAGTTTCACCAGAGGCATCCACAAGACGGGCCAAAGTATGCCTGGTTTCGATTTTCTGACGATTATGGTCAATGATATTCCCTTCGAAAACAAGGCTTTCCCGTTCATTTTCCAATTGAGCCAAAGGACAGCCAATCATACACTGATTACCACGCAAAAAATGTGCACATTTTTTACCCAAAACCTGTGAACGTTCAAAGCCTGTCAGGCCTTCCATGGCCGAATTAATATACACAACACGCCTCTCTCTGGATAAGAGAACGACGCCTATGGGCAAATTATCCATCAAATGGACAAAACTTATTTTTTGGGGAAATACCCCGTGCACCCAAGCGTTTGTTGAATTTATTATGCTCATCGAACTTATTACCCCGCCCCGCCATAAGGGGGGGGTCGAGTTTACTGGGTTGAAATATCAGATAAGGTTAATCGATAAAAATAGATTTAACCCTCTGGGCCTCCTACTCGTCCGTCTCGATTGACTCGCCCAACCTTTTAGCCTTTGGCTCTCTATAAAAAACTATTCCCTGAGATGCTATCAGGGCTATTTTGTTTCCCGGAAACTGAAACCTCTTGCCTATTCTTCTACTCTCAAAAGCGTCATCCAGTTGAAAAAGATTGTCCCCTAAAACTTGACCAGGCCCCAGCTGGTCCAGAATCTTTTTATAAAGTCTATATCTCAAAGCTTTATGCATCCCGGCTAACTCTGCATTTGAAACTATAATCTCCCGTCCATTAGCCTCAACCTTTATCTTATCTAATTGCTCATTCCAAAAGCCCCGATCAATCCTTCCCATCTCCCAAAGCCGGGCGATTGTTTGAAAAATATTTTTGTTTTCCTGCCTAAGTAAAGGTATAATTTTTAAACGGACTCTGTTGCGTAAAAAAGTCATGTCCCGGTTAGACTTGTCCTCGACATACTCCTGGTCCAACTCTCTTAAAAACTCAAGTAACTTTGTCTTTGGAGTAAGAAGAAGTGGCCTTAGAACTTTGCTCTCTGGATCAAAGGCTTTCATACCAGAAAGTCCTGGCCATCCTGCCCCCCGCATAAGACGCATAAGTACATCTTCGGCCAAATCATCCAACTGATGGGCGGTGAGGATAAAGTCTGCTTCAAGTTTCCGGGCTAACCCTTGCAAAAACCTGTAGCGTATCTTTCGGCCTCCTTCCTCAATACCCAACCCCATTTTTTGAGCATAGACTCCAACAAGACTTCGCCCAATGTATATTGGAATCCCCAATTTCTGACAGGTTATTTTGGCCACTTGTTCGTCATCCCTGGCTTCAGCTCTCAAACCATGATTTAAGTGAGCAGCAATTAAGTTATATTTTAGTCTTGATCTTAAAAAATGCATGACTCTAAGCAGGGCCATGGAATCAGGGCCAGCAGAAAAGGCCACTAAAAGAGTCTTCTTGTGGAGGTCTATCTTCAGCTTGTGCTGAATAAAATTTTGAATATTCAAGCAAAAATGAGCCCATTTAGGGGGCAAATCCTGTAGGCGATTATACTTCATGGATTTATTTTATTTGGTTTAAATAACTTTCTAACTTAATTTTTAACATCCAAAACTAAATAGTTAAAGGTTATTTTTTATTAGTTAGTCGTCGCTTCCTAAATAGCTAATAATCTTAATCGAGCGTATTTTTATACATAAAAATCAACTATTGGGTAATGTTTAAGTCTATATAAAGAAAGATTTAAAGAAAACAAAAAAGAGGAAATATTACCAAAAAGGTAGAGGATATACTGAAAAAACATACCAACAAGCAAAATAAAAGCAAGCGTTGACAAGTGCGATTAGAAGCAGCGGACAAACTACTCTCCGGCGACTACCAGTTTCTCTAAACCGGAGAAGGCTAGCGTCTGCCGATTTTTCTGTTCTTTGAGCACACCAAATTTAGGTACAAAGATTGTTCAAGTGGCTCTTTTGTTATTTGTTATCAGATGCTCCCCACTCAACCAATACCCTACTCACCAACTCAACCAAAGTGCAGCTATCAGATGAACACTTGTTATCTCACGCCCATTCGTCGCGCTACTAGTGTAAGGGGCGATTAAAACAGAATAGCTATCGAATCCATTTCGTCGTTGTAAACAGCAGGAAGGACATATTTCGACCAAGCAAAGCAGACTATACTATCGAACAAAAAAAATGGTGGCCTGAATCTATACGTACCTATTGGCCTATTTGAAATTCAACTGTAATTTTTTTTTGCATCTTCAATAAATAACCTAAAATATTTAACTTAATCTGTCGCCAAACCTACCTAGTATAAGGCATATCAAAGTCAAAATCAAAAGCTTACCTTTATCAAAACCTATAAAAGATAAGGATTTAAAAAAAAACAATATATAATTTTTATAGTTATTCTTCATTTGGCTCAACGTAATCTATGTGGTTTGCGATAGACTCTAACTAATGGGTTCTAATGACTTGAAAAAAATATTTTATGTCGAGAGGTTATCTAGCTCAAAAAGAGTCGATTTAACTCTAAAAGAAATAAAGTTTTTAAAAAAATGCTGAAAAAAACATCTTATTTTTTTGAAAATCTTTTAACTTGTTTTTTAGAATATCTTTACAAAGGCATTTTAGTTGAGTAAAGTAAGCTAAAAAAATATTAGGAGGACAATATAGATGAGTTTTGTTTTAAAGGAAGAACAGGTGGAAAATCTAGAAAAAATTTTAAACAAAATTATTGATGATGGAGGAGCGACCTATGCCCTATTAACCGATACCGGAGGAAACTTACTTTGTAAGGTAGGTGAGAACTCAATTGACGGAACTTCCTTGGCTGTCCTATCTGCAGCTAATTATGCCGCGACAAAAGAAATTGCGTCGCTGATTGGGGAAAAAGAATTTTCCCTTCTATTTCATCGGGGACAAACAGAAAATATTCATTTTACAAGAGTAGCTCCGGATATTCTCTTGATTGTCTTATTTAAACCATATTTGTCATTGGGTTTATTAAGGTTGAAAGTAAATAGTGTAAAAAAAGAAATCAAAGATATTTTAAAGGCTTAACGATGGCAATTATAAATCTACGGGAAGGCATTATACAAGTAAAAATTGTATACTATGGACCAGGTAGAAGTGGAAAAACAACAAACCTGATATACACATATAACAAATTAAAAGAGAGAATAAAGAATAAGTTGTCTAGCAAGTTAATTACAATCAACACAAAAGGAGAAAGGACATTATTTTTTGATTTCTTTCCAATTGGACTGGGAAAGATAAAAGGACTAGATTTAAAGTTACAACTGTATACTACTCCAGGTCAGATTATTTATAATTCTACTCGCAAGTTAGTTTTAAAAGGTGTTGACGGGATAGTGTTTGTTGCAGATTCGCTTTCATCTAGAAGAGAAGCTAATATCGAATCATTTAAAAATTTACAAGAGAATTTATCTTACTATAATCTTTCTTTATCTGATGTTGCGATGGTTTTTCAATGGAATAAAAGAGACTTGGCTGAAGAAGGAATTCCCATATTAGATATAGAGGTGCTTGAGAAAGACTTAAATTCAGAACTAAATCTTCCCTCGTTTCCTGCAAGTGCCTTACATGGAGATAACGTTTTTAAAACATTAAATATTGCAGCCAAAATAACAGTTAAGTCTGTAATTCGCAAACTATTGGGGTCTAATGGGGACGAGAAAATGGCCATTGGAGGATAAAATGCAAAAAATTGAGATTGAAGACATTTCTTTGGAAGAATGGGAAAAGGAAATAAATGAAGGACTTTCTTTTTTAGAAAAAATTGTAGAGGATGAGGATACACCTGAAGCCGAGTACGAAAATACAGATGATCTGAACTCGCAATTAAAGAGATTATTCCATGAAATGGAAAAAAGTTCTGGTCCTGAAATATTAGAAAAAATAAATAAGCTTGTAGCACAAGATGATGAAACAAAGATTTTTTTAAATATATTGCAAAATTTAGTTAAAGCTACTTTAAAAATTGATCCGATAAAAAAACTGGGCGTTCAAATGACAGACTATTTATCACTTTTCTTAGAAAGCTCAAATATAAGTGAGAAAAAAAAAGTAGTCGATGAAATCTATAAAAAGTATTTAGATTTAACACCCAAATCCAAACATAACGTAACGATTAAAAATGATAGTCATCAGATAATTATCAACAAGATTACTCAAGTTTTAGAAAGCAAACTACATGAAATAAACATAAAGATCGAAGAAAATCAGCGTACTTTACATCAACTGGCTTTAGGAAGCTTTAATCAAGGCAAAAATACAGAATCAGAATTAGTTGAAGGGGCAGACGAAATTTCTGGCGAGTTTTATGTCTGTAAAGTAGGCGACAATAAGTTTGCTTTGCCTAAAGAAAGCGTATTGAATATTTATAAAATATCTCCCAAAAAAGCAAAAAAATTGGCCCAAAAATCAATAATTCGCTTTAGCCAGCTAGGTAGCTTATTTTCTTCGATAACTAAAGGACTAAAAAAAGAACTAATTGAAAAAAATAAAAAAGAATTAAGCAAGTTGTTTTTGCATGTTTTAGATCCCTTATTCGCTACTACTGATAGTAACCATACCTATAATAAAGCAGTTCTTCTTAAATTACCGGATAAAGACAAACTAGGAGTAATTTTTGTAGATAGTGTTTATTCAGACAAACCAATACGGGGTGAAATTATAGGAAACTCTGTTGATACATTGGATGGAGAATATCAACTTTTTGACATTGGAAAAGCATGGGAAAAAAATCGATTAAAAGGAGAAATAATATAATATGCTTAGAGGAAAAATAGAGTCAGTTTCTATAGCAAGCATAATTCAGTTGTGCAACCAAGACAAAAAAAATGGGATTCTACAAATTTCGAAAAAAGAAAACAAAATAGGAGAAATTTATTTTAAGAATGGAGAAATAATTGCTGCTCGTATTGGGGAATTAAAAAGCATTGAAGCGTTTAAAAAAATTTTTAATTTAAAAGAAGGAGATTTTGTTTTCCTAATAAAAAATTTTGATATAAAACCTGAAATAGAAGTTAGCTGCGAGTTTTTACTACTTGAAGCAATGAGTAAACAAGATGAAGAAAAAAAGATTAAAGAAAATCTTTTTTACAAACTTAATGAAAAATATGATGTTAAAGAGATTCATTTAGTACCCGATAATTACGATTTAATATCCAGTTTAAGCACAATTGGAGATGAACTGGAGTCAGGAAATCTAGCCTGCGCATGGCTTCAGGATGATGACGAAATAAAAATGATTGTAAAAAAGACAAACGAAAAAGACTTTATTGAGTTTGACTTTAAAAATCAAACAATAATAGAAGATACCTTTTACGAGATAAAAAAGTTGTTAAAGGAGGTGTAAATGATTCTGCCGCGCTTCAGAACGTATCATGAAAATTTAAACTTATATTATCTAAATCTAGAAAGTTACATGGAATTTTTGAAAATTGAACTTTTTAATGGATATATTCAAATTATTTCTGAAAATAACAAATATTTTATTTTTCTCACAATGGGAGAAGTGCTTAATTGCTTCCAAATAAGTAATAACAAAGCAAATCCAATACAAATTTATAGCATTTTTAAAAATATAAACAACAACAATTTTCTTAATACTTATTCGTTAACAGACGAACAGCTAAATTTTTTTGTCAAGGTATTCTTCTCTGAAGCATTGTACGAAAACTTAACTACAGAATTTATTAATGTTAACAATCTACTGGACAAATTAAAAAAAGAAAATCACACCGGATGGCTAAAAACAGATATTAAAAAGAAAATAAAAGGATCAAGCTATGTTTATTTTAACAAAGGGAGAATAATTGGCACATCTACATCATGGAATAAGTGGAAATTTAATGATACTGAAAAAGCATTAAATGAAATAATCAATAATATTGAGAATGGTGTATTTTATGTCTATAAAATTAAAAATTTGAAAACAAGTCACAATGATGAGGAATTATTCAAGAACATTATAAACTTCTTTGAAGAATACATGTCATCTTTAGAAGAAAATATTGGTACAAATAAATTTTCTGTTTTGTGGAGAGAAAAGGCACTAAAAAAAGCAGATAAATATAAATTTCTAGACCCATTTGCTGATGAATTTGAATATAGTTCCGGGAAAATCAGGGTTTGGAATGGAGTTGAAATCAACGAATTGACAGGCGGACTAAAAGAATTGTGCTTGGACATAAATAAAGATTATGAC
This sequence is a window from Desulfovulcanus ferrireducens. Protein-coding genes within it:
- a CDS encoding sigma-54 interaction domain-containing protein, which gives rise to MSIINSTNAWVHGVFPQKISFVHLMDNLPIGVVLLSRERRVVYINSAMEGLTGFERSQVLGKKCAHFLRGNQCMIGCPLAQLENERESLVFEGNIIDHNRQKIETRHTLARLVDASGETQGYIEVVEDLRTIKRAGRQEIRTEFLGNILGNCPEMQKVFSLVPVIGQTDSSVLITGETGTGKDLLAEAIHQHSPRAKGPFIKVNCGALPETLLESELFGHKKGAFTGATQDKPGWFKLANNGTLFLTEIGDLPLSLQVKLLTFLDDKVIYPLGSTKGVQVNVRVIAATHRNLEEMVRLGTFRQDLLFRLNVIRVHLPPLRERGDDVRLLLYHFLNQFSEELKKDVHTFSPQALNVLLNYTYPGNVRELRNIVEYALAICDGNQIGLEHLPAYLRTSSEPALSPLNNLNHPSLVDSGTDSGTEAKPKTWSDMEKEMILKALVEAGGKKALAAKRLGWGRSTLWRKMKKYNLD
- the tilS gene encoding tRNA lysidine(34) synthetase TilS, with protein sequence MKYNRLQDLPPKWAHFCLNIQNFIQHKLKIDLHKKTLLVAFSAGPDSMALLRVMHFLRSRLKYNLIAAHLNHGLRAEARDDEQVAKITCQKLGIPIYIGRSLVGVYAQKMGLGIEEGGRKIRYRFLQGLARKLEADFILTAHQLDDLAEDVLMRLMRGAGWPGLSGMKAFDPESKVLRPLLLTPKTKLLEFLRELDQEYVEDKSNRDMTFLRNRVRLKIIPLLRQENKNIFQTIARLWEMGRIDRGFWNEQLDKIKVEANGREIIVSNAELAGMHKALRYRLYKKILDQLGPGQVLGDNLFQLDDAFESRRIGKRFQFPGNKIALIASQGIVFYREPKAKRLGESIETDE
- a CDS encoding roadblock/LC7 domain-containing protein, with protein sequence MSFVLKEEQVENLEKILNKIIDDGGATYALLTDTGGNLLCKVGENSIDGTSLAVLSAANYAATKEIASLIGEKEFSLLFHRGQTENIHFTRVAPDILLIVLFKPYLSLGLLRLKVNSVKKEIKDILKA
- a CDS encoding GTP-binding protein, whose protein sequence is MAIINLREGIIQVKIVYYGPGRSGKTTNLIYTYNKLKERIKNKLSSKLITINTKGERTLFFDFFPIGLGKIKGLDLKLQLYTTPGQIIYNSTRKLVLKGVDGIVFVADSLSSRREANIESFKNLQENLSYYNLSLSDVAMVFQWNKRDLAEEGIPILDIEVLEKDLNSELNLPSFPASALHGDNVFKTLNIAAKITVKSVIRKLLGSNGDEKMAIGG
- a CDS encoding DUF4388 domain-containing protein produces the protein MLRGKIESVSIASIIQLCNQDKKNGILQISKKENKIGEIYFKNGEIIAARIGELKSIEAFKKIFNLKEGDFVFLIKNFDIKPEIEVSCEFLLLEAMSKQDEEKKIKENLFYKLNEKYDVKEIHLVPDNYDLISSLSTIGDELESGNLACAWLQDDDEIKMIVKKTNEKDFIEFDFKNQTIIEDTFYEIKKLLKEV